A region of Nilaparvata lugens isolate BPH unplaced genomic scaffold, ASM1435652v1 scaffold4948, whole genome shotgun sequence DNA encodes the following proteins:
- the LOC120355836 gene encoding uncharacterized protein LOC120355836: MKSSKLLISRIRLWKNISGSPSNRLDSWKRHTNQEVGGGWWLTGHAGWRLVGGTLRSLGDAWSDLRRRRYRVGRPHSLISLSRTLIGINRIDDVINLRRRQLG, from the exons atgaagtcctccaagctattgatatctcgcatccggctctggaaaaacatcagtggctcgccgagtaatagactggacagttggaaacgccatactaaccaagag gttggtggcGGCTGGTGGTTGACTGGTCACGCCGGATGGCGACTGGTTGGCGGCACTCTCCGTTCCCTCGGCGAtgcttggagcgatctgcgaagacgccggtaccgggttggacgccctcactccctcatctccctcagccggactctcatcggaattaatcgcatcgacgacgttatcaatcttcgtagaagacaattgggctaa